The following proteins are encoded in a genomic region of Victivallis lenta:
- a CDS encoding alpha-L-fucosidase — MFRFNDGRDWFLRRRLGLFLHWGLYAINGIQEQEQQRCGVPADEYRKLIGKFNPRRFDPDGWVDFALRNGFEYMVITAKHHDGFCLWPSRETEFHVGSTPFGQDILARLSEACRKRELPLEFYYSIVDWHQENYPNIGRHHEIVTDPARHDWSRYLEFLKRQITELCTNYGTIHGIWWDMNVPQVKAPEVHELIRRLQPCAVINNRGFVPGDYSTPERDNDPESANSDGADAPRPVEACQSVGVNSWGYRKDEDYYSIRYFLDRIDRTLAAGGNYLLNVGPDADGVIPPPARAVVEGVGTWFKRVREAFDADPAAGLLENTQLPVTRRENRLYVHCPDPLESSTLRLWPMNTAPRRVTLLNTGEAVRWTLDPVVYEKNRGSGLRLTGIPADRLNDTVPIFKLEF; from the coding sequence ATGTTCAGATTCAATGACGGGCGCGACTGGTTCCTGCGCCGCCGCCTCGGGCTCTTCCTGCACTGGGGGCTCTATGCGATCAACGGCATCCAGGAACAGGAGCAGCAGCGCTGCGGCGTCCCCGCGGACGAATACCGCAAGCTCATCGGAAAATTCAACCCGCGCCGGTTCGATCCGGACGGCTGGGTCGATTTCGCCCTGCGCAACGGATTCGAATATATGGTCATCACCGCCAAACACCATGACGGCTTCTGCCTCTGGCCGAGCCGCGAAACCGAATTCCACGTCGGCAGCACCCCCTTCGGACAGGATATCCTCGCCCGGCTTTCGGAAGCGTGCCGGAAGCGGGAGCTGCCGCTCGAATTCTACTATTCGATCGTCGACTGGCACCAGGAAAACTACCCGAACATCGGCCGTCACCATGAAATCGTGACCGATCCGGCCCGCCACGACTGGAGCAGATACCTCGAATTCCTGAAACGGCAGATCACCGAGCTCTGCACGAACTACGGAACCATCCACGGCATCTGGTGGGATATGAACGTTCCGCAGGTCAAGGCGCCGGAGGTACATGAGCTGATCCGCCGGCTGCAGCCCTGCGCCGTCATCAACAATCGCGGCTTCGTGCCGGGCGACTACTCGACGCCGGAGCGCGACAACGATCCCGAATCCGCCAATTCGGACGGCGCGGATGCACCGCGCCCGGTCGAGGCGTGCCAGTCGGTCGGCGTCAACAGCTGGGGCTACCGGAAGGATGAGGACTACTACTCGATCCGCTATTTTCTCGACCGGATCGACCGCACCCTCGCGGCGGGAGGCAACTATCTGCTGAACGTCGGTCCCGACGCGGACGGCGTCATCCCTCCCCCGGCGCGGGCTGTCGTCGAAGGCGTCGGCACCTGGTTCAAGCGAGTCCGCGAAGCATTCGACGCCGATCCGGCGGCGGGGCTCCTCGAAAATACGCAGCTGCCGGTCACCCGGCGGGAAAACCGGCTTTACGTCCATTGTCCGGACCCTCTCGAAAGCTCCACGCTGCGGCTGTGGCCGATGAACACGGCGCCCCGCCGCGTCACGCTGCTCAACACCGGCGAAGCGGTCCGCTGGACGCTCGACCCGGTCGTCTACGAGAAAAACCGCGGCAGCGGCCTCCGCCTGACCGGCATACCGGCCGACCGCCTGAACGATACGGTCCCCATATTCAAACTGGAGTTCTGA